In one Chionomys nivalis chromosome 13, mChiNiv1.1, whole genome shotgun sequence genomic region, the following are encoded:
- the Yae1 gene encoding protein YAE1 homolog, translating into MSWVRAVPEVPSPGDQDVFDEEADETLLVQREWQGHMRRRIQEGYRNGVDAGKAVTLQQGFNQGYKEGAEVIINYGLLRGTLSALLSWCHLHSNSSTLISKINNLLDAVGQCEECVLKRLQSVTPQPQVTDLLDSIEDMDLCHVAPAEKKIDEAKDERLCENSAEFNKNSDKRPSGKDCSPSDCCRTQEHAHMEKPSLSWILEQTTNLVKQLGLSVDVLQHLRQL; encoded by the exons ATGTCTTGGGTTCGAGCGGTTCCCGAGGTCCCGAGCCCTGGAGATCAGGATGTGTTTGATGAGGAAGCGGACGAGACTCTGTTAGTGCAGCGTGAATGGCAGGGACACATGCGGAGACGAATCCAA GAAGGTTACAGAAATGGAGTAGATGCCGGTAAAGCAGTTACTCTTCAACAGGGCTTCAATCAAGGTTATAAAGAAGGGGCAGAAGTCATTATAAACTATGGACTACTCAGGGGAACATTGAG TGCTTTGCTCTCCTGGTGTCACCTTCACAGTAATAGTTCAACTTTgatcagtaaaataaataatcttctGGATGCAGTCGGCCAGTGTGAAGAGTGTGTGCTTAAACGTCTACAATCAGTCACTCCACAGCCCCAAGTTACAGATTTATTGGACTCCATTGAGGATATGGACCTTTGTCATGTAGCCCCAGCTGAGAAAAAGATTGATGAAGCTAAAGATGAAAGACTCTGTGAAAATAGTGCTGAGTTTAACAAAAACTCTGACAAGCGTCCTAGCGGGAAAGATTGTTCACCTTCAGACTGTTGCAGAACACAGGAGCACGCACATATGGAAAAACCAAGCCTCAGTTGGATTCTAGAACAGACGACCAACTTAGTGAAACAGTTGGGACTATCGGTAGACGTGCTGCAACACCTCAGACAACTATAA